One window from the genome of Mastacembelus armatus chromosome 18, fMasArm1.2, whole genome shotgun sequence encodes:
- the cited1 gene encoding cbp/p300-interacting transactivator 1, with protein sequence MTSLLFPSNTYAAMKDLSSSSSSLTSLLHYPSSKSSVVPFSPSGAGPASSPGLTLSSTPLSKPQPFCLQTGPHLIASMQLQKLNSHYQNLGASAGHPAPGGAQRGFGGSPLGTGNQLMGPSGGLGGGAMGVGITMGNQGPGAGGIIDFDPVDEEVLMSLVVELGLDRANELPELWLGQNEFDFMSDVPAGC encoded by the coding sequence ATGACCTCACTGCTTTTCCCTAGCAACACCTACGCTGCGATGAAGgacctctcctcttcctcttcttctctcacCTCCCTGCTCCACTACCCTTCCTCTAAAAGCTCTGTCGTGCCCTTCTCTCCATCCGGTGCTGGCCCTGCCTCCTCACCCGGGTTAACCCTGTCGTCGACACCGCTCTCCAAACCTCAGCCCTTCTGCCTTCAGACGGGTCCTCATCTCATCGCCAGCATGCAGCTGCAGAAGCTCAACTCTCATTACCAGAACCTCGGAGCTTCTGCTGGACACCCAGCACCTGGTGGAGCACAAAGGGGTTTTGGTGGCTCACCTCTAGGAACTGGAAACCAGCTCATGGGTCCTTCTGGAGGCCTTGGAGGAGGCGCGATGGGTGTTGGGATCACCATGGGGAATCAAGGCCCTGGTGCAGGTGGAATTATTGATTTTGACCCTGTGGATGAAGAAGTTCTGATGTCGCTGGTGGTGGAGCTCGGCTTGGACCGAGCCAACGAGCTGCCCGAGCTTTGGCTGGGTCAGAATGAGTTTGATTTCATGTCAGACGTGCCTGCTGGATGTTGa